The Panacibacter microcysteis genome includes a window with the following:
- a CDS encoding NADH-quinone oxidoreductase subunit C — MSLTNDIIREKLTARFGEQLTNVEEPYGMLTFEAPKALNVELLRFLFDDETLRFQFLTDLTAVHYPDLKGRELAVVYHLHNLYDNIRIRFKVFTDINTPDVLSATAVYESANWMERETYDFYGINFVGHPNLKRILNVDEMDYFPMRKEYPLEDQTRIDKDDEMFGRGGSFGFGTATAAQAAAATIAEEEKTRPTGSDIL; from the coding sequence ATGAGTTTAACAAACGATATTATCAGGGAAAAACTAACTGCCCGCTTCGGAGAACAGTTAACCAACGTGGAGGAACCTTACGGCATGCTCACATTCGAGGCTCCCAAAGCTTTGAACGTGGAGTTGCTGCGTTTTCTTTTTGATGATGAAACGCTTCGCTTTCAGTTCCTCACAGATCTTACAGCAGTTCATTATCCTGATCTCAAAGGCAGGGAACTGGCCGTTGTTTATCACCTGCATAATCTTTACGATAATATCCGCATTCGGTTTAAAGTATTTACTGATATCAATACACCGGATGTTTTATCTGCAACGGCAGTATACGAATCAGCCAACTGGATGGAGAGAGAAACATACGACTTTTACGGAATCAATTTTGTTGGCCACCCCAACTTAAAAAGAATTCTGAATGTAGATGAGATGGATTACTTTCCTATGCGCAAAGAATATCCATTGGAAGACCAGACAAGGATAGACAAAGACGATGAAATGTTTGGGCGGGGCGGTTCGTTTGGTTTTGGTACCGCAACCGCAGCGCAGGCAGCAGCAGCCACGATTGCAGAAGAAGAGAAGACAAGACCGACAGGCAGCGATATTTTGTAA
- a CDS encoding NADH-quinone oxidoreductase subunit B, which translates to MARPVRFNIHPKEVNLHDTVAISDMPEGMQGDGFFATKLESVVGLARKNSIWPLPFATSCCGIEFMATMGSHYDLSRFGSERLGFTPRQCDLLMVMGTIAKKMAPVLRQVYLQMAEPRWVLAVGACASSGGIFDSYSVLQGIDQVIPVDVYVPGCPPRPEAILDGFMRIQDLVHNESLRRRNSEHYKALLNSYGIE; encoded by the coding sequence ATGGCACGTCCCGTAAGATTTAATATACATCCAAAAGAAGTAAACCTGCACGATACCGTAGCAATCTCAGATATGCCGGAAGGTATGCAGGGCGATGGCTTCTTTGCAACAAAGCTGGAAAGCGTGGTTGGCCTGGCGAGAAAGAACTCCATATGGCCGCTGCCCTTCGCCACTTCCTGTTGCGGCATTGAATTTATGGCAACAATGGGTTCTCATTACGATTTGTCGCGTTTTGGTTCTGAGCGTCTTGGTTTTACCCCGCGCCAGTGCGATCTGCTGATGGTAATGGGCACAATTGCCAAAAAAATGGCACCTGTTCTAAGACAGGTTTACCTGCAAATGGCAGAGCCACGCTGGGTGTTGGCGGTAGGCGCCTGCGCATCGTCCGGCGGTATATTCGATTCTTATAGTGTGTTGCAGGGTATAGACCAGGTAATACCGGTTGATGTTTATGTGCCGGGTTGCCCGCCACGCCCCGAAGCTATCCTGGATGGCTTCATGCGTATACAGGATCTTGTGCACAACGAGAGCCTGCGCCGCCGAAACAGTGAGCATTATAAAGCATTGCTCAACAGTTACGGAATAGAGTAA
- a CDS encoding NADH-quinone oxidoreductase subunit D: MSDQLTTSHVKLPEGSIEKQTTTLNLGPTHPATHGVFQNIIEVDGERIVSAEQTVGYIHRAFEKIAERRPLYQVTPLTDRLNYCSAPINNMGWHLTCEKLLGVKTPKRVDYLRVIIMELARIADHLICNSIVGVDSGALSVFLYVMQYRELIYEIYEEVCGSRLTTNIGRIGGFERNFSNAAFTKLEKFLDEYPKVLKEFESLLTRNRIFMERTIGAGPISAERALNYGFTGPNLRAAGVDYDVRVHNPYSSYEDFQFDIPVGKTGDTYDRFLVRNLEMWESMSIITQAYQKIQEFKGAEAEVFHAELPEYYLPDKKDVYTKMEALIYHFKIIMGETEIPKGEVYNSVEGANGELGFYLISDGGRAAYRLHFRRPCFIYYQAFSEMTKNSMLSDAILTMSSLNLIAGEMDA, encoded by the coding sequence ATGTCTGATCAACTTACAACAAGTCACGTAAAACTTCCCGAAGGTTCCATAGAAAAGCAAACGACCACGCTTAATCTTGGGCCTACGCATCCTGCTACACACGGGGTTTTTCAAAATATTATTGAGGTAGATGGTGAGCGTATTGTTTCTGCTGAACAAACGGTTGGCTACATACACCGTGCGTTTGAGAAAATTGCAGAGCGCAGGCCATTATACCAGGTTACACCGCTTACAGACAGGTTAAACTATTGCAGCGCACCTATTAACAATATGGGCTGGCACCTTACCTGCGAGAAATTGCTGGGTGTAAAAACGCCAAAAAGGGTAGATTACCTGCGTGTGATCATTATGGAACTGGCGCGTATTGCAGATCACCTGATCTGTAATTCCATTGTAGGGGTAGATTCCGGTGCGCTGTCAGTATTTCTGTACGTAATGCAGTACCGCGAGTTGATTTACGAGATATACGAAGAAGTTTGCGGTTCGCGGCTTACCACGAATATTGGCCGCATCGGTGGTTTTGAACGCAACTTTAGCAACGCAGCATTTACAAAGCTGGAAAAGTTTTTAGATGAGTACCCTAAAGTGCTGAAAGAATTTGAAAGCCTGCTTACGCGTAACCGCATCTTCATGGAGCGTACAATTGGTGCAGGCCCTATAAGTGCTGAAAGAGCATTGAATTATGGATTCACAGGCCCTAACCTTAGAGCCGCCGGTGTAGACTATGATGTTCGTGTGCACAACCCGTACAGCAGTTACGAAGATTTTCAGTTTGATATTCCTGTTGGTAAAACAGGCGACACCTATGACAGGTTTCTTGTCAGAAACCTGGAAATGTGGGAGAGCATGAGCATTATTACACAGGCTTACCAGAAAATACAGGAATTTAAGGGTGCAGAGGCTGAGGTTTTCCATGCCGAGTTACCGGAGTATTACCTGCCTGATAAAAAAGATGTTTACACCAAGATGGAAGCACTTATTTATCACTTCAAGATCATTATGGGAGAAACAGAGATTCCAAAGGGCGAAGTATATAACAGCGTAGAAGGTGCAAACGGGGAACTTGGTTTTTACCTGATCAGTGATGGTGGCAGGGCTGCATACAGGCTGCATTTCAGAAGACCATGTTTTATTTATTACCAGGCATTCTCTGAAATGACTAAAAACAGTATGCTGAGTGATGCAATATTAACCATGAGCAGTTTGAACCTGATTGCAGGTGAAATGGACGCATAA
- a CDS encoding PstS family phosphate ABC transporter substrate-binding protein — protein sequence MQISKNRVVLFPYLILLAVLFFACNNEGEKKVYDSPKEGTIYISVDESFEPVISEQIKVYQSSYPDAKIIASYKSEADCFRDLQKDSTRMIIVAKGLTEEERKIYADKLSFPPQYDILAYDAVSAIINKNAKDSVFTLSQLHDLLSGKDSSKTLVVDGNNATSTVRYLLDSVLKGKNFGANVMAANGSKAVVDYVAKNENALGFVGSSWVTNDQDPEQLAYREKIRFALLECNRNCDSGSFAKPSQATISYGQYPLVRPLYYILKEKSTGLGTGFTNYLNLERGQLVFRRSYLVPAKMYFRIRASNIE from the coding sequence ATGCAAATCAGTAAAAACAGGGTAGTTTTATTTCCGTATCTCATTCTTCTTGCAGTATTGTTTTTTGCATGTAACAATGAGGGTGAAAAGAAAGTGTACGACTCTCCCAAAGAAGGCACCATTTATATCAGTGTAGATGAAAGTTTTGAGCCGGTTATCAGCGAACAGATAAAAGTGTACCAGTCTTCTTACCCTGATGCAAAGATCATAGCAAGTTATAAATCTGAAGCGGATTGTTTTCGTGACCTTCAAAAAGACAGTACAAGAATGATCATAGTGGCAAAGGGTTTAACAGAGGAAGAAAGAAAAATCTATGCAGATAAACTTTCCTTTCCGCCACAGTATGATATTCTTGCTTATGATGCAGTAAGTGCAATTATAAATAAGAACGCGAAAGACAGTGTATTCACATTATCTCAGTTGCATGATTTGCTGAGTGGAAAAGATAGTTCTAAAACTTTGGTTGTTGATGGAAACAATGCCACAAGTACCGTAAGGTACCTCCTCGATTCTGTGTTGAAGGGTAAAAATTTTGGCGCAAATGTAATGGCAGCCAACGGCAGCAAAGCAGTAGTGGATTATGTAGCCAAAAATGAAAACGCATTGGGTTTTGTAGGTTCCAGTTGGGTTACAAACGACCAGGACCCTGAACAATTGGCCTACAGAGAAAAAATACGGTTTGCCTTACTGGAATGTAACAGGAATTGTGATTCCGGAAGTTTTGCAAAGCCAAGTCAGGCCACCATCAGCTACGGGCAGTATCCTTTGGTACGTCCTTTGTATTATATCCTCAAAGAAAAATCAACAGGTCTTGGTACGGGGTTTACCAACTATCTCAATCTTGAAAGAGGTCAGTTGGTTTTCAGAAGAAGTTATCTTGTACCGGCGAAAATGTATTTTAGAATCAGAGCAAGTAATATCGAGTAA
- the nuoE gene encoding NADH-quinone oxidoreductase subunit NuoE, with amino-acid sequence MAQFSETQMAEFNRLVARYPEGKQKSALLPVLHLAQESFGGWLSSEVMDYVASLLNIKPIEVYEVATFYSMYNLKPVGKYMFEVCQTGPCMLRGSDDIIAYIGEKLGIKPGETTTDGLFTLKTVECLGACGYAPMMQMGKYYREHLTKEKVDAIINECRQHAAVNN; translated from the coding sequence ATGGCACAGTTTTCAGAAACGCAGATGGCAGAATTTAACAGGCTGGTGGCCCGTTACCCGGAAGGAAAGCAAAAAAGTGCTTTACTGCCTGTATTGCATTTGGCCCAGGAAAGTTTTGGTGGCTGGCTCAGTTCAGAGGTAATGGATTATGTAGCTTCCCTGCTAAATATTAAGCCAATCGAAGTGTATGAAGTAGCAACATTTTACAGCATGTACAACTTGAAGCCTGTGGGCAAATACATGTTCGAGGTTTGCCAGACAGGCCCATGTATGTTGCGGGGGAGTGACGACATCATTGCATATATAGGAGAAAAACTGGGTATAAAGCCCGGTGAAACAACGACAGATGGCTTGTTTACGCTTAAGACCGTTGAATGCCTGGGTGCATGCGGCTACGCGCCAATGATGCAGATGGGTAAATATTATCGTGAACACCTGACCAAAGAAAAAGTTGATGCCATCATTAATGAATGCAGACAGCACGCTGCAGTGAATAATTAG
- a CDS encoding low molecular weight protein-tyrosine-phosphatase, with product MNVLMVCLGNICRSPLAEGILQYKASAAGLLWKVDSAGTAGYHIGKPPHELSQKVSKINGIDISSQQCRQFKKEDMLHYDKIYVMDSSNYLDVKRISGDLWNESKTDLLMNECYPGRNMAVPDPWYGAEDGYHTVYKMISEACDVIIARYGSINM from the coding sequence ATGAATGTTTTAATGGTGTGTTTGGGCAATATTTGCAGAAGCCCGCTGGCTGAAGGTATATTACAATACAAAGCTTCTGCTGCCGGCCTTTTATGGAAAGTTGACAGTGCAGGAACTGCGGGTTATCATATAGGAAAACCACCACATGAACTTTCGCAAAAAGTGTCGAAAATAAATGGCATTGATATCAGCAGCCAGCAATGCAGGCAATTTAAAAAAGAAGATATGCTGCATTACGATAAGATATATGTAATGGACAGCAGTAATTACCTTGATGTAAAACGCATCAGCGGTGATCTTTGGAACGAATCAAAAACAGACCTGCTGATGAACGAATGCTACCCTGGCCGGAACATGGCCGTTCCTGACCCATGGTATGGAGCGGAAGATGGCTATCATACCGTGTATAAAATGATCAGTGAAGCATGCGATGTAATTATTGCCAGGTATGGCTCAATAAACATGTAA
- a CDS encoding tetratricopeptide repeat protein, translating to MKKTTLTLFSVVLATAITVAQSLDEGIKFLYYQRNKSAVETLEKVVASNSKDAKSIYWLGQAYINSGDLAKAKALYQKALTDGVNDPYIWVGSGHIELLENGDKNAARQKFDQAITTATPTKGKNKGNPDADILNAVGRANADGSSAQGDPLYAIEKLKQAQTLNTTDPSIDINLGISYLKLGSDKGGEAVEAFMDATRRNPQYAAAFYRIGRIYQSQNNTEYMNEWYGKAIAADPAYAPVYLTYFDYYKERDVNAAKEYLDKFVANADKDCETDYFVADYLYRAGKNQESIAKAKEMESGACKDYPRINIIYAYNYNKLGDQASAQAAIQKYFSIADTNKIAPTDYVIASTILSKDSTQREAAVNYLIKAYNTDTVQKNKIGYIDSISAVYKRAKDHAKRLEWVSKSYALNANPTNRDIYDYGEAAYMAKNYQLADSMFRIYKDKFPDQVYGTMWIYKTAQAADTTFETAVQPALDYISFLKADTVKYKSTLVQVNGALAGYYANTKKDADSAIYYLQQILVYDPTNADATKYIDILQKAKSKSSGSTGSKSDKETADKPKTGNGAGKK from the coding sequence ATGAAGAAAACAACTTTAACGCTATTCTCGGTTGTACTGGCAACAGCAATAACGGTTGCTCAAAGTTTGGACGAGGGAATCAAGTTTTTGTATTACCAGCGAAACAAAAGCGCGGTTGAAACATTAGAGAAAGTCGTGGCTTCAAATTCGAAAGATGCCAAAAGTATATATTGGCTGGGCCAGGCTTATATAAACAGTGGAGACCTTGCAAAGGCGAAAGCACTGTATCAAAAGGCATTGACTGATGGTGTGAATGACCCCTATATTTGGGTTGGTTCAGGTCATATTGAGTTATTGGAAAACGGCGATAAAAATGCTGCGCGTCAAAAATTTGACCAGGCCATAACTACTGCCACGCCAACCAAAGGCAAAAACAAAGGCAATCCTGATGCTGACATATTGAACGCTGTTGGCCGTGCAAACGCTGATGGCAGCAGTGCGCAGGGAGATCCATTGTATGCCATTGAAAAATTAAAGCAGGCGCAGACCCTTAACACAACTGATCCAAGTATTGATATTAATTTAGGTATCAGCTATCTTAAATTAGGATCAGATAAGGGGGGCGAAGCGGTGGAAGCATTCATGGATGCCACACGCCGAAACCCGCAGTATGCTGCAGCTTTCTATAGAATAGGCAGAATATACCAGAGTCAAAATAACACAGAGTATATGAACGAGTGGTACGGAAAAGCGATTGCTGCTGATCCAGCATATGCACCAGTGTATCTTACTTATTTTGATTACTATAAAGAAAGAGATGTTAATGCTGCGAAGGAATACCTCGATAAATTTGTAGCCAATGCTGATAAAGATTGCGAAACAGATTATTTCGTAGCAGATTACCTGTATCGTGCAGGTAAAAACCAGGAGTCTATAGCAAAAGCCAAAGAAATGGAAAGCGGCGCATGTAAAGACTATCCAAGAATCAACATCATCTACGCATATAACTATAATAAATTAGGAGACCAGGCATCTGCACAGGCAGCAATTCAAAAATATTTCTCTATTGCAGATACAAATAAAATAGCGCCTACTGATTACGTGATCGCGTCAACTATTTTATCAAAAGACAGTACACAACGTGAAGCTGCAGTCAACTATCTTATTAAAGCATACAATACTGATACAGTTCAGAAAAACAAAATCGGGTATATAGACAGCATCTCCGCAGTTTATAAAAGGGCGAAAGATCATGCGAAAAGATTGGAGTGGGTTTCAAAAAGCTATGCTTTGAATGCTAATCCAACAAACAGGGATATCTACGATTACGGAGAAGCGGCATACATGGCAAAAAATTATCAGCTCGCCGATTCTATGTTCAGGATTTATAAAGACAAATTCCCTGACCAGGTTTATGGCACCATGTGGATTTATAAAACAGCGCAGGCTGCAGATACAACTTTTGAAACGGCTGTACAACCTGCTCTTGATTATATCAGTTTCCTGAAAGCAGATACTGTGAAATACAAAAGCACTTTAGTGCAGGTAAATGGTGCTTTGGCAGGATATTATGCAAACACAAAGAAAGACGCAGATTCTGCTATCTACTATTTGCAGCAGATTCTTGTGTATGATCCAACAAATGCTGACGCTACCAAATATATAGACATCCTGCAAAAAGCGAAAAGCAAATCATCAGGCAGCACCGGTTCCAAATCTGATAAAGAAACTGCCGATAAACCAAAGACCGGTAACGGCGCAGGAAAAAAATAA
- a CDS encoding NADH-quinone oxidoreductase subunit A: MSIPYFLLDTQATGTTSDYLPIAIQLIFAVGFVATMMVLTHMFGPKRKTKDKLETFASGIETHGDARQPMAIKYFLVAILFVLFDVEVIFFYPYAVNFKSLGWTGFVEILLFVGFFLVGFIYIIKRGALKWED; the protein is encoded by the coding sequence ATGAGTATTCCCTACTTTCTTTTAGATACACAAGCCACCGGAACCACTTCAGATTATCTGCCGATTGCCATACAATTGATCTTTGCCGTAGGTTTTGTTGCTACCATGATGGTGTTAACACACATGTTTGGTCCTAAAAGAAAGACAAAAGATAAACTCGAAACCTTTGCCAGTGGTATTGAAACGCATGGAGATGCGCGCCAGCCCATGGCTATTAAATATTTCCTTGTAGCAATTCTTTTTGTGTTGTTTGATGTGGAAGTAATTTTCTTCTATCCATATGCTGTTAACTTTAAAAGCCTCGGCTGGACAGGTTTTGTAGAAATACTCCTCTTTGTGGGATTCTTTCTTGTAGGCTTTATTTACATTATTAAGCGCGGTGCACTTAAGTGGGAAGACTAA
- the nuoF gene encoding NADH-quinone oxidoreductase subunit NuoF: MSVKLLLEKAHVDGIRSYDVYRREGGYRSVEKALKTMSPEAIVEEVKKSGLRGRGGAGFPTGMKWSFIAKPEGVPRHLVCNADESEPGTFKDRYLMEFLPHLLIEGLIVSSFALGSNATYIYIRGEYAWIVDILEQAITEANHNGWLGKNILGTGFDCQIYVQRGAGAYICGEETALIESLEGKRGNPRIKPPFPAVKGVWDRPTVVNNVETLAAVVPIINMGGEEYAKIGVGRSTGTKLISACGNLNKPGVYEIDMTISVEEFIYSDTYCGGIANGKKLKACIPGGSSVPILPASLLLKTAKGETRYMNYESLSDGGFATGSMMGSGGFIVLDEDQCVVRHTLTLARFYRHESCGQCSPCREGTGWMEKILHNIEYGKGKMTDIDLLWDIQSKIEGNTICPLGDAAAWPVAAAIRHFRDEFEWHVLNPEESMRRNYGLAHYADERAVVA, translated from the coding sequence ATGTCAGTAAAATTATTATTAGAGAAAGCACATGTAGACGGGATACGCTCTTACGATGTTTACCGTAGAGAAGGGGGCTATCGCAGTGTGGAGAAGGCTTTGAAAACAATGAGCCCTGAAGCCATTGTGGAAGAAGTGAAGAAAAGCGGCTTGCGTGGCCGCGGTGGTGCAGGTTTTCCTACAGGTATGAAATGGAGCTTTATTGCTAAACCGGAAGGCGTTCCCCGCCACCTGGTTTGTAACGCAGATGAGAGTGAGCCGGGAACTTTCAAAGACAGGTATTTGATGGAATTCCTGCCGCACCTTTTAATAGAAGGATTAATTGTTTCCTCTTTTGCATTGGGTAGTAATGCTACTTACATCTACATACGCGGCGAGTACGCATGGATTGTTGATATACTTGAGCAAGCAATTACAGAAGCCAACCACAACGGATGGCTGGGTAAAAATATATTGGGCACAGGCTTCGACTGCCAGATCTACGTACAGCGCGGTGCAGGTGCATACATATGCGGAGAAGAGACCGCACTCATTGAATCGCTGGAAGGTAAACGCGGCAATCCAAGAATTAAGCCTCCTTTTCCTGCTGTGAAGGGTGTATGGGACAGGCCGACTGTAGTAAACAATGTAGAAACACTTGCTGCTGTAGTGCCGATCATTAACATGGGTGGTGAAGAGTATGCAAAAATAGGGGTGGGCAGATCAACAGGTACAAAACTGATCTCAGCGTGTGGTAACCTGAATAAACCGGGCGTGTACGAGATAGATATGACGATCTCGGTAGAAGAGTTTATTTATTCTGATACCTATTGTGGGGGTATAGCTAACGGTAAGAAGCTAAAGGCCTGTATTCCCGGCGGCTCATCAGTACCTATATTACCGGCCAGTCTTTTATTGAAAACAGCGAAAGGAGAAACGCGTTACATGAACTACGAAAGCTTAAGTGATGGTGGTTTTGCAACCGGCAGCATGATGGGTTCCGGTGGTTTCATAGTGTTGGATGAGGACCAGTGTGTAGTGCGCCATACCTTAACGCTGGCAAGGTTTTACCGTCATGAAAGTTGTGGTCAATGTTCTCCCTGCCGGGAAGGCACCGGTTGGATGGAAAAGATATTGCACAACATTGAATACGGCAAAGGTAAAATGACCGATATCGACTTACTCTGGGATATACAAAGTAAGATTGAAGGTAATACGATCTGTCCTTTGGGAGATGCTGCTGCATGGCCTGTAGCTGCTGCCATCAGGCATTTCCGTGATGAATTTGAATGGCATGTGTTGAACCCGGAAGAAAGCATGCGCCGCAACTACGGGCTTGCTCACTATGCTGATGAAAGAGCTGTAGTTGCATAG
- the hisS gene encoding histidine--tRNA ligase, with amino-acid sequence MAKPTLPQGTRDFSAETVRKRNFIFNTIKVVFELYGFQPLETPAMENLETLMGKYGEEGDKLIFRILNNGLDKQEKHDKAKADFEKILEGRNVTGITERALKYDLTIPFARYVAMNHGQLTFPFKRYQMQPVWRADRPQRGRYREFYQCDADVVGSSALINEVELANIYATVFDKLGIAVEIRINNRKILAALAELCGGADKLTAITIAIDKLDKIGLDKVKEELLHKGLHTQQVAIIEQYLLIEGSNEHKLATLKNLLGTNATGAQGLAELEFIYNFKPTNNKLVFDFTLARGLNYYTGTIFEIKAKKVSMGSIGGGGRYDDLTGLFGVPNLPGVGISFGVDRIYDVMEELQLFPETVQTGTQVLFFNLGKAECSKAFELMQQLRNNGVKCEIYHEQAKFDKQFKYAEKKNIQYAVIIGSKELAENTCVVKELLKGEQQIIKQDMLHLFEF; translated from the coding sequence ATGGCAAAACCAACATTACCACAAGGCACAAGAGATTTTAGCGCCGAAACAGTGCGCAAACGCAACTTCATTTTTAATACTATAAAAGTAGTATTTGAGCTTTATGGTTTTCAACCGCTTGAAACCCCGGCCATGGAAAACCTCGAAACATTAATGGGTAAATATGGCGAGGAAGGCGATAAATTGATTTTCAGGATTTTGAATAACGGGCTTGACAAACAGGAAAAGCATGATAAAGCAAAAGCTGATTTCGAAAAAATACTGGAAGGCAGGAATGTTACGGGTATTACTGAACGGGCGTTGAAATATGATCTTACCATTCCTTTTGCCCGCTACGTGGCCATGAATCACGGCCAGTTGACATTTCCTTTTAAACGCTACCAGATGCAGCCCGTATGGCGTGCAGACCGGCCGCAACGTGGCCGCTACCGCGAATTTTACCAATGCGATGCAGACGTGGTGGGCAGCAGTGCATTGATAAATGAAGTTGAGCTGGCAAATATATACGCCACCGTATTTGATAAATTGGGCATAGCAGTAGAAATAAGAATCAACAATCGTAAAATACTCGCCGCGCTTGCCGAGTTGTGTGGTGGTGCTGATAAACTTACAGCCATAACGATTGCGATTGACAAACTGGATAAGATTGGTTTGGATAAAGTAAAAGAAGAATTACTGCATAAAGGTCTGCATACACAACAGGTAGCAATCATTGAACAATACTTATTGATAGAAGGCAGCAACGAACATAAACTTGCAACACTCAAAAACTTACTGGGCACAAATGCCACAGGTGCCCAAGGGCTGGCAGAACTGGAATTTATTTACAACTTTAAACCCACGAATAATAAACTTGTTTTTGACTTTACACTGGCAAGAGGCCTTAATTATTACACGGGTACAATTTTCGAAATAAAGGCTAAAAAGGTTTCCATGGGCAGCATTGGCGGTGGCGGCCGGTACGATGACCTCACCGGGTTATTCGGCGTTCCAAACCTGCCGGGTGTGGGAATAAGTTTTGGCGTTGACAGGATTTACGACGTAATGGAAGAGCTGCAGCTATTTCCTGAAACCGTGCAGACCGGAACACAGGTATTATTCTTTAATCTTGGCAAAGCCGAATGCAGCAAAGCTTTTGAGCTGATGCAGCAGCTAAGAAACAATGGCGTAAAATGCGAGATTTACCATGAGCAGGCAAAATTTGACAAACAGTTTAAATACGCTGAAAAAAAGAACATACAGTACGCCGTAATTATCGGCAGTAAAGAATTGGCCGAAAATACCTGCGTGGTAAAAGAACTGCTGAAAGGCGAACAACAAATTATAAAGCAGGATATGCTGCACCTGTTTGAATTCTAA
- a CDS encoding thiolase family protein: MKPVYIIDAVRTPIGRYGGKLSTIRPDDLLAHAIKALVNRNDTIDLNAIEDVIAGDANQAGEDNRNVARMAALLAGLPVSVAGNTVNRLCASGLQAVMDAARGIMCNEGMLYIAAGVESMTRAPFVMAKSDGAWSRKNEIYDTTIGWRFTNKFLADMYHPYSMGETAENVAKKWNISREAQDVFALESQQKYFAALNERKWEDEIVPVEMVNDRLITWFAQDEHPRETSLEKLAGLKPAFAKDGTVTAGNSSGINDGAAAMLLASEEAVKLFQLEPIARVVSMGVAGVDPAIMGIGPVPATRKALKRAGIGVEDLDLVELNEAFASQSIACMQELKLAQEKVNVNGGAIALGHPLGCSGVRISATLIHEMYRRKSKYGLATMCVGVGQGAAVIYEGL; this comes from the coding sequence ATGAAACCTGTATATATAATTGATGCTGTAAGAACGCCCATCGGGCGTTATGGCGGTAAACTGAGTACAATAAGACCGGATGATTTGCTTGCGCACGCCATCAAAGCTTTGGTAAACAGGAACGATACCATAGACCTGAACGCCATTGAAGACGTTATAGCAGGAGATGCCAACCAGGCAGGTGAAGATAACCGCAACGTAGCCCGTATGGCTGCTTTGCTTGCAGGCTTGCCTGTAAGTGTTGCAGGTAATACCGTAAACCGTTTGTGTGCAAGTGGCCTGCAGGCAGTAATGGATGCAGCCCGTGGTATAATGTGCAATGAAGGCATGTTATACATTGCGGCAGGTGTGGAAAGTATGACCAGGGCACCTTTTGTAATGGCCAAAAGCGATGGCGCATGGAGTCGCAAAAATGAAATATATGACACTACTATAGGCTGGCGTTTTACCAATAAATTTTTAGCTGACATGTATCACCCTTACTCCATGGGTGAAACGGCAGAAAATGTTGCCAAAAAATGGAACATCAGCCGCGAGGCGCAGGATGTTTTTGCACTGGAGAGCCAGCAGAAATATTTTGCAGCGCTTAATGAGAGAAAATGGGAAGATGAAATTGTACCTGTAGAAATGGTGAACGACCGATTGATTACATGGTTTGCACAGGATGAACACCCACGGGAAACCTCCCTGGAAAAGCTTGCAGGCTTAAAGCCCGCTTTTGCAAAAGATGGAACAGTAACCGCGGGTAACTCAAGCGGTATTAACGATGGCGCAGCAGCCATGTTGCTGGCAAGTGAGGAAGCGGTAAAATTGTTTCAGCTGGAACCTATTGCACGGGTGGTAAGCATGGGTGTAGCCGGTGTAGATCCGGCCATTATGGGAATTGGCCCGGTACCTGCAACACGCAAGGCATTGAAGAGAGCCGGCATTGGTGTAGAAGACCTCGATCTGGTAGAGTTGAATGAAGCCTTCGCATCTCAGTCAATTGCCTGTATGCAGGAGCTTAAGCTGGCGCAGGAAAAAGTAAATGTAAATGGTGGTGCTATTGCACTCGGGCATCCGCTAGGTTGCAGTGGCGTAAGAATATCTGCCACACTTATTCATGAAATGTACAGAAGAAAAAGTAAATATGGTCTTGCAACCATGTGCGTAGGTGTGGGGCAGGGTGCCGCGGTAATTTACGAAGGACTGTAG